A region of Streptomyces sp. NBC_01788 DNA encodes the following proteins:
- a CDS encoding MbtH family protein — translation MSTNPFEDNDADYYVLVNDEGQHSLWPAFAEVPAGWTVAHGRAGREACLEYVNENWTDMRPLSLVREMEAAAGE, via the coding sequence ATGAGCACCAATCCTTTCGAGGACAACGACGCCGACTACTACGTGCTGGTCAACGACGAGGGACAGCACTCGCTCTGGCCGGCCTTCGCCGAGGTTCCGGCCGGCTGGACGGTCGCGCACGGCCGGGCCGGCCGGGAGGCGTGCCTGGAGTACGTCAACGAGAACTGGACCGACATGCGGCCGCTCAGCCTGGTGCGTGAGATGGAGGCGGCGGCGGGCGAGTAG
- a CDS encoding ferredoxin: protein MKVLIDQDTCVASGQCVLTAADVFDQRDEDGIAVLLDDTPPADRADDVRQAAAVCPARAIRLEE from the coding sequence ATGAAGGTTCTCATCGACCAGGACACGTGCGTCGCCTCCGGCCAGTGCGTGCTGACCGCCGCCGACGTGTTCGACCAGCGGGACGAGGACGGCATCGCCGTCCTGCTCGACGACACCCCGCCCGCCGACCGCGCGGACGACGTCCGGCAGGCCGCCGCGGTCTGCCCGGCCCGGGCCATCCGCCTGGAGGAGTGA